DNA from Geobacter sulfurreducens PCA:
GGCAGTGGCGACCTCCAGGAACTGATCCCGCGGGGCAAATCCGCCGGTATCAACCGCCGTCCGGATGCCCCGCTCCCGGCAGCCGGCCAGGAGCGCCTTGAGGAAACCGGGCTGGCACAGGGGCTCGCCGCCGGAAAAGGTTGCGCCGCCGCCCGACTCCTCGTAGAAGATCCGGTCCTTCAGCAGCGCGGCAAGCACGTCGGCCACGGTCATCTCGGTGCCGGCCAGGCGACGCGCGCCGGTGGGACAGGCATCCGCGCACCGGCCGCAGATCAGGCAGGCCGCCTCGCGCCCCTGCCCGCGGCCCGCGGTCCCGTGCGGGCAGGCCCGGGCACATTCGCCGCAGGAGAGGCAGCGCCCTTCCACCAGGGTCATCTCCGGGGCCGGCGCCTGGCTTTCCGGGTTGTGGCACCACCAGCAACTGGCCGGGCACCCCTTCAGAAACACGGTCGTGCGGATACCGGGGCCATCGGAGATGGAATATTTCTGGATATTGAAGACAATGCCCCGATCGATCATCGAGTATCCTTGGCCGGACAGATGCGGCTACGCTCCCCGGTTCGGGGCGAACTTGAAGGATTACACGGCCGGGAGAGACGCAGAAAGCTGAATGATAGCCGAATTATCATTTTATTTCAGCAGGTAACCGTGCCATACGCACAAAGGGTTATGACATCAAGCCATAACCCTTTGGATTCATGGATACTCTTAAGAGGAGAAGTGCTGCGGTGCTCCCCTTTGACCGGCCCCCCTGCCCGCTCATCGCGGATGCCCCTGCACTCCCGTCATTGGCACTGTCCGCCGATGAACCGCCCTAGTGCGAAGAGGGAAACGACCAGTGAAGATGCGCCAGTTCCCACCGCCCATCTCGAAGCTGCCATCCTTGCGTTTCGGTTCCCCGGATACCGAAAAACCGCCCCTGCCTCTTGCCTTTGATAGAGAAGTTCCGGGTAATGATGGCCATCCGTTCTGACTCCATAACCCGAATATCACTGTACGTGGCGGCCAGCTCCTGAAACGACGACAACTCCGGCCCCAGGTGGTTTGTCAGCACATCATCCCTGCCGCGGTTCTGCGTGCCTTGTTCATACATCACGATATCGGGAGCAAACAATTGCTTCAGGGCATCGACATTTCTCGACTGGAAGGCGTGATCGAACTCGCCAAGCGCTTTACGCAACGCCTCTGAGAGGCGTTCTATAGAATTTGAGGCGACTCCTTCTTTTGACGAATCGTTAGCACTTGCTTGCTTATCATAACCATACACGGTGCCGTTCAACGAGATTTCGGCCACAATACACCCGAGCAGCATCATAGTTGTCAGTGATACTATTGACTTAGCCCTGATACTCATAACATTCATACACGCACCTCCCCTAATGTGTTTACCAGCTCTGAATTGACAATTTATACCATGGAGCACATCCGCACGGTGAAATAACCGATAACCCCCCACATTACGTGCAGTTGTATGCGCTCAACCGCAGCTTGCCCCCACTGCCGTTACGGAACAACTCCTGCACCAGCGGCAACAGAGACAGATATCCAATTTTCAGCGCTTAAGATGCGGGATTGACGGAACGAGGACGCGGAACACATCTTCCGGTGTTTCGGTAGGGATTTCGTTTTCCCCCGGAAAAGCAAATCCCCGATACCGTATGGATACAGTACCGGGGACAGTTTCGCGAACAACCTCGTAACCATCTGAGATCGTTAGATCTTTTTGGAGCGGGAAACGGGATTCGAAGCCACAGAAAACAGAAGCTGATCAACACAGGGTATTTATAATATTTATACAATATTAGCTACTTGCAACTCACTTTTCGGTTGATTTTCGTTTGCAAACATTCAACTGAAGACACTATCTCACAAACATTTGGTCAAAGTTTGGTCAAAGGTTTTAACACAACCTATTCTCCGCTCTAACTGGCCATAGCGCATGTGGCTTCGTATCGCGCAATTATCCTGACAAGCAAAGCCGCCTCTCAAGATAAGTTCAA
Protein-coding regions in this window:
- a CDS encoding glycyl-radical enzyme activating protein — translated: MIDRGIVFNIQKYSISDGPGIRTTVFLKGCPASCWWCHNPESQAPAPEMTLVEGRCLSCGECARACPHGTAGRGQGREAACLICGRCADACPTGARRLAGTEMTVADVLAALLKDRIFYEESGGGATFSGGEPLCQPGFLKALLAGCRERGIRTAVDTGGFAPRDQFLEVATAADLILYDLKLMDAERHRAVVGLDNRMVLDNLAALGAVHDTIWIRIPIIPGVNDDRANLEATAALAARTPGVRQVNLLPYHRTWHGKLRQLGRAGADDAIATPSRERMEELVRIFRAAGLTTIIGG
- a CDS encoding YybH family protein → MMLLGCIVAEISLNGTVYGYDKQASANDSSKEGVASNSIERLSEALRKALGEFDHAFQSRNVDALKQLFAPDIVMYEQGTQNRGRDDVLTNHLGPELSSFQELAATYSDIRVMESERMAIITRNFSIKGKRQGRFFGIRGTETQGWQLRDGRWELAHLHWSFPSSH